Proteins from one Aspergillus nidulans FGSC A4 chromosome VIII genomic window:
- a CDS encoding protein eglA (transcript_id=CADANIAT00001335) produces MRSLVLLSSVLALVAPSKGAFTWLGTNEAGAEFGEGSYPGELGTEYIWPDLGTIGTLRNEGMNIFRVAFSMERLVPDSLAGPVADEYFQDLVETVNGITALGAYAVLDPHNYGRYYGNIITSTDDFAAFWTILATEFASNELVIFDTNNEYHTMDQSLVLNLNQAAIDAIRASGATSQYIFAEGNSWTGAWTWVDVNDNMKALTDPQDKLIYEMHQYLDSDGSGTNTACVSSTIGSERVTAATNWLRENGKLGVLGEFAGANNQVCKDAVADLLEYLEENSDVWLGALWWAAGPWWGDYMFNMEPTSGIAYQEYSEILQPYFVGSQ; encoded by the exons ATGAGGTCTCTCGTCCTTCTGTCGTCCGTCCTGGCCCTGGTGGCACCCTCCAAAGGCGCCTTCACAT GGCTTGGTACCAACGAAGCCGGTGCCGAATTCGGCGAGGGCTCCTACCCCGGCGAACTGGGCACGGAATACATTTGGCCTGACCTGGGTACGATTGGTACGCTGAGGAACGAGGGGATGAACATATTCCGCGTTGCGTTCTCCATGGAGCGCCTGGTGCCTGATTCGTTGGCTGGACCGGTAGCGGACGAGTATTTTCAGGACTTGGTCGAG ACGGTCAACGGCATTACGGCCCTGGGTGCGTATGCAGTCCTTGACCCGCATAATTATGGACGGTA CTACGGCAACATTATCACTTCAACCGATGACTTTGCAGCCTTCTGGACCATCCTTGCCACCGAGTTCGCTTCTAATGAGCTTGTCATCTTCGATACCA ATAATGAATACCACACCATGGACCAGTCCCTTGTCCTGAACCTCAATCAGGCGGCCATAGACGCTATTCGCGCCTCCGGTGCCACCAGCCAATATATCTTCGCGGAAGGAAACTCTTGGACTGGAGCCTGGACCTGGGTGGATGTCAACGACAACATGAAAGCGCTCACCGATCCCCAAGATAAGCTCATCTACGAGATGCACCAGTATCTTGACTCCGACGGCTCTGGGACGAACACGGCCTGCGTCAGTTCTACTATCGGCAGCGAACGCGTGACAGCCGCTACAAACTGGCTGCGAGAGAACGGGAAACTGGGGGTGCTCGGTGAGTTTGCAGGCGCAAACAACCAGGTCTGCAAGGACGCAGTCGCAGATCTGCTGGAGTATCTTGAGGAAAACAGTGATGTATGGCTTGGGGCCCTTTGGTGGGCTGCTGGGCCTTGGTGGGGTGATTATATGTTCAACATGGAGCCTACTTCGGGTATTGCATACCAGGAGTACTCGGAAATCTTGCAGCCGTATTTCGTGGGAAGTCAATAA
- the hir1 gene encoding putative histone transcription regulator Hir1 (transcript_id=CADANIAT00001334), giving the protein MDILYRPMLLSIYVCRASRTVLANIFVSFSGFLGERKAFEVYSCDVSPDGSRLVTAAGDGYVRIWSTEAICGAEDANKPKQLASMSNHSGTIHTVRFSPNGKYLASGADDKIVCIYTLDANPPSHAASFGWSCDSSILVSVGLDSKVVVWSGHTFEKLKTLSVHQSHVKGITFDPANKYFATASDDRTVRIFRFTSPAPNSTAHDQMNNFVLEQTITAPFQNSPLTAYFRRCSWSPDGLHIAAANAVNGPVSSVAIINRGGWDGDINLIGHEAPVEVCAFSPRLYSPQPIKKNQQDSHDHVAQAPVTVIACAGGDKSLSVWITSNPRPIVVAQELAAKSISDLAWSPDGSCLYATALDGTILAVRFEDGDLGYAMELEENEKSLTKFGTNRKGAGIAETTDGLLLEEKSKAGELKGVEGRMGALMGDGHATGDAVANGKPTPLPSTSNGVTPAAPSPSTDAQKSQPNGTAAPSASETEKPDPYQAKLERLKQRPTYTKDGKKRIAPLLVSGAGGAESSLPQARLMASVSSQVKADTPQSIVDLSKPFDGLPKGGLATLLFGNKRKLAQLEDEEDGHTEKRVALASQNGATPILTSAPEGLLPAQPQDPPTGQQPTPEFIRPAVVNPCMSVSQLRLAVPKVRTHIVRAIDSAGKPTEPPSTSGESNKSRVDVVFEARNPSGASLTGRAADREPVRLTLFRGEQPLWQDFLPRTVLLVTGNQNMWSAACEDGSVYIWTPAGRRLVSALVLEAQPVILECNGPWILSISAVGMCYVWNVEHLSSPHPPVSLQPVLDAAIHTLGAHPSAAPSITNARINSEGRIIIALSNGEGYAYSPSLYTWQRLSEAWWAVGSQYWNSTEAPVGNLQSASNTQQKDKDARAAVSAGIIPFLERNTTNETLLRGRAYFLQRLIKTLLSREGYESFESSVSIAHLENRLAGALSLGAKEEFRLYLSMYAKRIGAEGLRGKVEELLKGKHRDLQRVTVPYAKLLGVVDNESDANDAMEL; this is encoded by the exons ATGGACATACTATACCGTCCTATGCTGCTCTCCATTTATGTTTGTCGGGCCTCGAGAACCGTGTTGGCTAACatcttcgtttctttttctggatTCTTAGGCGAGCGGAAGGCGTTCGAAGTCTACAGCTGCGATGTTTCCCCAGATGGAAGCCGCCTGGTAACAGCAGCGGGAG ATGGATACGTTCGGATATGGTCTACAGAAGCTATATGCGGGGCTGAGGATGCCAACAAGCcgaagcagctggcctcGATGAGCAACCACTCTGGCACAATTCACACAGTTCGCTTCTCGCCGAATGGGAAATACCTGGCTTCCGGCGCGGACGATAAGATTGTTTGTATTTATACGTTGGACGCGAACCCGCCGTCCCATGCTGCAAGCTTCG GCTGGTCTTGTGACTCGTCCATCCTGGTTTCTGTCGGGCTGGATTCTAAGGTGGTTGTTTGGTCGGGTCATACGTTTGAGAAACTGAAAACTCTCTCGGTGCACCAGAGTCACGTTAAGGGGATTACGTTCGATCCGGCGAACAAGTACTTCGCAACGGCGAGCGATGATCGGACGGTACGGATTTTCCGCTTCACATCACCAGCTCCGAATTCCACTGCCCACGACCAGATGAACAACTTTGTGCTTGAACAGACCATTACTGCGCCTTTTCAGAACTCCCCGCTCACGGCTTACTTTCGGCGGTGCTCGTGGTCTCCAGATGGGTTGCACATTGCTGCCGCGAATGCGGTCAATGGACCGGTGAGCTCTGTGGCTATCATCAATCGTGGAGGCTGGGATGGAGACATCAATCTTATCGGTCACGAAGCGCCTGTCGAAGTTTGTGCCTTTTCTCCCCGATTGTACTCTCCGCAGCcgataaaaaaaaatcaacAGGATAGTCATGACCATGTGGCACAGGCCCCTGTGACAGTAATTGCTTGCGCTGGAGGCGACAAATCACTCAGTGTTTGGATTACGAGTAATCCACGACCGATTGTGGTGGCACAGGAATTGGCGGCGAAATCTATCTCAGACTTGGCATGGAGTCCGGATGGCAGCTGCCTGTATGCAACTGCGCTGGATGGCACTATTCTTGCGGTCCGGTTCGAGGATGGAGACTTAGGCTATGCtatggagttggaggaaaaTGAGAAGTCACTCACCAAATTTGGTACGAACCGAAAGGGTGCAGGTATCGCTGAGACTACAGACGGCctgcttcttgaagagaagagcaaggctggcGAGCTTAAAGGGGTCGAAGGACGTATGGGTGCTCTGATGGGCGACGGTCATGCTACAGGTGATGCCGTGGCCAATGGAAAACCGACACCTttgccatcaacatcaaatGGCGTCACCCCAGCTGCTCCGTCTCCATCGACTGATGCTCAGAAATCACAGCCGAACGGCACTGCAGCGCCATCAGCATCGGAGACTGAGAAGCCTGATCCTTACCAAGCCAAGCTAGAGCGACTAAAGCAGCGGCCCACGTATAccaaggatggaaagaagcGTATTGCTCCTTTGTTGGTGTCTGGCGCCGGGGGTGCCGAGTCATCGCTACCACAAGCACGGTTAATGGCGTCCGTGAGCAGCCAGGTCAAGGCTGATACGCCGCAATCCATCGTCGATCTCTCCAAGCCGTTTGATGGGTTACCGAAGGGTGGCCTCGCTACATTGCTTTTCGGAAACAAGAGGAAGTTGGCACAGttagaagacgaagaggatggccACACCGAAAAACGTGTGGCTTTGGCAAGCCAGAATGGCGCGACTCCTATACTTACCAGCGCACCTGAAGGCCTCCTCCCGGCGCAGCCCCAGGACCCTCCCACAGGACAACAACCGACTCCAGAGTTTATCCGGCCTGCGGTGGTGAACCCATGTATGTCCGTGAGCCAACTTCGATTAGCCGTACCGAAAGTTCGCACCCACATTGTACGCGCTATCGACTCTGCAGGCAAGCCGACAGAACCTCCTAGCACGTCCGGAGAATCGAACAAATCGCGGGTAGATGTTGTTTTCGAAGCTCGAAATCCGTCTGGGGCTAGCTTAACAGGACGAGCTGCTGACCGTGAGCCGGTCCGACTCACTCTATTTCGCGGCGAGCAGCCTCTTTGGCAGGACTTTCTCCCAAGAACTGTTCTCCTCGTTACAGGAAATCAAAATATGTGGTCAGCCGCCTGCGAAGACGGATCAGTGTACATCTGGACCCCGGCGGGCCGTCGTCTAGTCAGCGCTCTCGTCCTCGAAGCACAACCCGTTATCCTAGAATGCAACGGTCCTTGGATCCTCTCCATATCTGCAGTAGGCATGTGCTACGTCTGGAACGTCGAGCACCTCTCGTCGCCACATCCTCCAGTCTCTCTTCAGCCCGTCCTTGATGCCGCCATTCACACCCTAGGCGCTCACCCCAGCGCCGCCCCCTCCATCACCAACGCCCGAATCAACTCCGAAGgtcgcatcatcatcgcccttTCCAACGGCGAAGGATACGCCTACTCCCCATCCCTCTACACCTGGCAGCGGCTCTCGGAAGCTTGGTGGGCCGTCGGCAGCCAATACTGGAACTCGACCGAAGCCCCCGTTGGTAACCTGCAATCTGCGTCAAACACACAGCAGAAGGACAAAGATGCCCGAGCAGCCGTCTCAGCTGGCATCATCCCGTTCTTAGAACGCAACACCACAAACGAGACACTCCTCCGTGGCCGCGCTTACTTCCTACAACGACTCATCAAAACCCTTCTGTCAAGAGAAGGATACGAAAGCTTCGAATCCAGTGTTTCAATCGCGCATTTGGAGAACAGACTCGCTGGTGCGCTCTCTCTTGGTGCAAAGGAGGAATTCAGGCTATATCTGTCCATGTACGCGAAACGGATCGGGGCCGAGGGTCTGAGGGGTAAAGTGGAGGAACTACTTAAGG GCAAACACCGAGACCTCCAGCGCGTTACAGTTCCCTACGCAAAATTGCTAGGGGTTGTCGATAACGAATCTGACGCGAACGATGCGATGGAGTTATAA